One window of Ammospiza nelsoni isolate bAmmNel1 chromosome 12, bAmmNel1.pri, whole genome shotgun sequence genomic DNA carries:
- the RBM39 gene encoding RNA-binding protein 39 isoform X7, producing the protein MQLAARIRPRDLEEFFSTVGKVRDVRMISDRNSRRSKGIAYVEFVDVSSVPLAIGLTGQRVLGVPIIVQASQAEKNRAAAMANNLQKGSAGPMRLYVGSLHFNITEDMLRGIFEPFGRIESIQLMMDSETGRSKGYGFITFSDSECAKKALEQLNGFELAGRPMKVGHVTERTDASSASSFLDSDELERTGIDLGTTGRLQLMARLAEGTGLQIPPAAQQALQMSGSLAFGAVTDLQTRLSQQNEVLAAAASVQPLATQCFQLSNMFNPQTEEEAGWDTEIKDDVIEECNKHGGVIHIYVDKNSAQGNVYVKCPSIAAAIAAVNALHGRWFAGKMITAAYVPLPTYHSLFPDSMTATQLLVPVRR; encoded by the exons ATGCAGTTGGCTGCAAGAATTCGACCAAGAGACCTGGAAGAATTTTTCTCTACAGTAGGGAAG GTTCGTGATGTGCGAATGATTTCAGATAGAAATTCCAGACGTTCAAAGGGGATTGCTTATGTTGAATTTGTTGATGTTAGTTCAGTGCCCCTGGCAATAGGACTGACTGGACAGAGAGTCCTGGGTGTACCTATCATAGTACAGGCATCACAG gcagagaaaaacagagcagcagcaatggcaaATAATCTGCAGAAGGGCAGTGCTGGTCCTATGAGGCTCTATGTGGGATCATTACATTTCAATATAACTGAAGATATGCTTCGAGGAATCTTCGAGCCATTTGGCAGG ATTGAAAGTATTCAGCTCATGATGGACAGTGAAACTGGACGCTCAAAAGGATATGGATTCATTACG TTCTCAGACTCTGAGTGTGCCAAAAAAGCCCTGGAACAACTCAATGGATTTGAGCTGGCTGGGAGACCAATGAAAGTTGGACATGTAACTGAGCGTACTGATGCTTCCAGTGCTAGCTCATTTTTGGACAGTGATGAGTTGGAACGGACTGGAATTGATTTGGGAACAACTGGTCGGCTTCAGTTGATGGCAAGACTTGCAGAAG GTACTGGTTTGCAGAttcctccagctgcacagcaggctctgcagaTGAGTGGATCTTTGGCCTTTGGAGCAGTGACAG atTTACAAACGAGACTGTCCCAGCAGAATGAAG ttctggctgcagctgcttctgtACAACCACTTGCAACACAGTGCTTCCAGCTTTCCAACATGTTTAATCCTCAAAC TGAAGAAGAAGCTGGCTGGGACACAGAAATTAAAGATGATGTGATTGAGGAATGTAACAAACATGGAGGAGTTATCCACATCTATGTTGACAAAAACTCAGCTCAG GGCAATGTGTATGTGAAATGTCCCTCCATCGCTGCTGCCATCGCGGCTGTCAATGCTTTGCATGGGAGGTGGTTTGCAG GTAAAATGATTACAGCAGCGTATGTACCTCTTCCAACATACCACAGCCTTTTCCCAGACTCTATGACTGCAACCCAACTGCTGGTTCCTGTTCGACGATGA
- the ROMO1 gene encoding reactive oxygen species modulator 1: MPVTVGPYGQSQPSCFDRVKMGFMMGFAVGMAAGALFGTFSCLRIGMRGRELMGGVGKTMMQSGGTFGTFMAIGMGIRC; encoded by the exons ATGCCTGTGACCGTGGGCCCATATGGGCAGTCGCAGCCCAGCTGTTTCGACAGAGTAAAGATGGGTTTCATGATGGGCTTTGCAGTGGGCATGGCTGCAGGAGCGCTGTTCGGCACATTTTCCTGCCTCAG GATTGGCATGAGAGGACGAGAGCTGATGGGTGGAGTTGGCAAAACGATGATGCAAAGCGGTGGGACGTTTGGGACGTTCATGGCCATTGGTATGGGAATACGCTGCTAA
- the NFS1 gene encoding cysteine desulfurase — MLLWRRLAALRGERAPRRFRAGGPGPGPGPRPGSGSGSGRTIDGGGAPRPLYMDVQATTPLDPRVLDSMLPYLTAYYGNPHSRTHAYGWESEAAMEKARRQVADLIGADSREIIFTSGATESNNMAIKGVARFYKSRKKHIITTQTEHKCVLDSCRSLETEGFHITYLPVKKNGLIDLKELEAAFQPDTSLVSVMTVNNEIGVKQPIHDIGEICRARNVFFHTDAAQAIGKIPMDVNNMKIDLMSISGHKIYGPKGVGALYVRRRPRVRLEPLQSGGGQERGLRSGTVPTPLAVGLGAACEVAQQEMEYDHKRISQLAERLVTKIMSEVPDVVMNGDQKHRYPGCINLSFAYVEGESLLMALKDVALSSGSACTSASLEPSYVLRAIGTDEDLAHSSIRFGIGRFTTEEEVDYTVQKCIQHVKRLREMSPLWEMVQDGIDLKSIKWTQH; from the exons ATGCTGCTGTGGCGGCGCTTGGCGGCCCTGAGGGGCGAACGAGCCCCCCGGCGGTTCCGAGCGgggggaccgggaccgggaccgggaccgagACCGGGATCCGGATCAGGATCGG GGCGAACCATCGATGGCGGCGGTGCTCCTCGGCCGCTTTACATGGATGTCCAGGCCACCACCCCGCTG GATCCCAGAGTCCTGGACAGCATGCTCCCATACCTGACAGCCTACTATGGCAACCCCCACTCCAGGACCCACGCCTATGGCTGGGAGAGTGAGGCTGCCATGGAAAAAGCGAGGCGG caAGTTGCAGATTTAATAGGAGCTGATTCACGGGAAATTATATTTACCAGTGGTGCAACAGAGTCCAATAATATGGCAATTAAG GGTGTTGCAAGGTTCTATAAATCCAGAAAAAAGCATATCATTACTACGCAAACAGAGCACAAGTGTGTGTTGGATTCTTGTCGTTCCCTGGAAACAGAAGGTTTTCACATCACATATCTacctgttaaaaaaaatgggCTCATAGATCTGAAG gagctggaggctgCATTCCAGCCCGATACAAGTTTGGTTTCTGTAATGACTGTAAATAATGAAATAGGAGTAAAGCAGCCTATTCATGACATTG GTGAGATCTGCCGTGCACGTAACGTTTTCTTCCACACGGATGCTGCACAAGCGATTGGTAAAATTCCTATGGACGTCAACAACATGAAAATTGACTTAATGAGCATCAGTGGCCATAAAATTTATGGGCCCAAAG GGGTTGGTGCTCTCTATGTTCGCCGTCGACCACGTGTCAGGCTAGAGCCCCTGCAGAGTGGGGGAGGCCAGGAGAGAGGACTGCGGTCTGGGACTGTGCCCACACCTCTAGCAGTGGGACTGGGGGCAGCATGTGAAgtggcacagcaggagatggag TATGACCATAAGCGAATCTCACAATTGGCAGAACGATTGGTTACAAAAATAATGAGTGAAGTTCCTGATGTGGTGATGAATGGAGATCAAAAGCATCGCTATCCAG GATGCATCAATTTATCTTTTGCATATGTGGAAGGGGAGAGTCTTCTGATGGCTCTGAAAGATGTGGCTCTGTCTTCAGGAAG TGCTTGCACATCAGCTTCTCTGGAGCCTTCCTATGTTTTGCGGGCAATCGGAACAGATGAAGACTTGGCTCACTCATCTATAAG gtTTGGCATCGGTCGTTTCACTACAGAAGAAGAAGTGGATTATACAGTGCAGAAGTGCATACAGCACGTGaagaggctgagggaaatgaG CCCTCTCTGGGAAATGGTGCAGGATGGAATTGACCTCAAAAGCATTAAATGGACTCAGCACTGA